The genomic interval TATAATTACAActctttttcctttattttccaTCGAAAGTTTACTTTTCTTTTAACTCGTTATTTTCTCTTTCtaattgttcttttctttttaataattgaactattatccttttaaaatttgatggtaCTTGACTTACTACCAGTTCAATATTTATTTGGctaattatatgattataatATTCTTTTTGCACAGAGTTTGTATAAGGAAAAATCACATTTATCAGATGTCGTCCTATATCTAGTAATATGAAACTTTtaacaaatatcatattttgctTAAAATTCATTTTATGATCTATAAATTCATGCGTAGAGTATTATCTATTTTCTGCTTAAATATTTCTGTTAGTGCGGAGGTATGTTAgttggcatcatttgacaccAAGTTAAGATATCATGGCAACAACAATGATGTGGTGCATCAAGGTGACATGGCAAGCTTGGTGACATGGAAAGATGACTTGGTGTGGAGGCATCAAGAAGATTTTTGTGAGATCAGGCTATCTTTGGAGGAGCTATTTGTAGTAAGATAATCATCTTGGAGGATCTCTCTTGAAGTGAAAACAATTACCATATGAAGACACATTTATGTTTGGCAAGTGAATCAAGCTTGGAAAATCAACTACATAGAGGTCAAGATCTAATTAAAGCTATTTATAGGTGGAGCTATTTGTAGACACAACTATACATGGTGAATATTTAAGAACTAAGCTTGGATGAATAGAAGATCAAGCTTGGTAACAAAGAAGATTGTGAAaatcaaacttggatgaatgaatatcaagtttggaaagatcaTTAAAGAGTGAACTTGGATGACTTGGGGATCAAGTTTAGTAAAAGATTTGAGGACTATTTTTGGTATGATGGAGACACATCATATAGGGTTGGTCATGATTACGATCAGGAGGATTCAACTACATCAACTTAGAGTAGGATATAGTCAAGAGGGCTGGAGGGGTCTACATGTCATGTTGCAACGAAAGTTGCGACTTAGTTAAGGTTAGCAGGTGGGCTGCGTTGCAAGCTTGGTTACAATAGGAGTTACAATGTCTAAGTTTAGAAGGTGTTTAAATTGAAATctgcggagattctaaaagagggaaGTGCTATATTTGCAACATGGAGACGTCTATATAAAAGACCTTGCTTTGAGATTTAGAATGAGCTAGCGGAGAGACCCAAGTGCTCCTTGTCAACATACTCAAGTAATTATTGTGTACCTACTTAAAAACATCTCTGAGCTTCTTCACACCTATATTATACTCTTTTTACGTGGGGGAGGGGGCAGGGGCTGTCTTACAACTACGGGGTTATGAGAGTTATCAGAGTGGGGCAAGGGAAGTTGAGGTTATAATGGAGATGAGAGGAGATGATGACCAAGACAATTCAAAAGCTAATACTTTTCATTGATATCCCAAAATGATTTATTTCCTAATattctctatttctttttcAGTTGCTTCTGTAATTACAActccttttcctttattttccaTAGAAAGTTTACTTTTCTTTTAACTCGTTATTTTCTCTTTCTAATTGTtctattctttttaataattgaactATTATCCTTTTATCGTTTGATGGTACTTGACTTACTAccagtttaatatttatttggctaattatatgattataatATTCCTTTTGCACAGAGTTTGaaaaggataaatcacatttatCAGATGTCATCCTATATCTAGTAATATGAAACTtataacaaatattatatttcgcttaaaatttattttatgatctaTAAATTCATGCATACAAGTATTATCTATTTTCTGCTTATATGTTTCTATTAGTGCGGAGGTACGTTAGTTGGCATTATTTGACACCAAGTTATGATATCGTGGCAACAACAATGACGTGGTGCATCAAGGTGACATGGCAAGCTTGGTTGCATGGAAAGATGACTTGGCGTGGAGGCATCAAGAAGATTTTTGTGAGATCAGGCTATCTTTGGAGGAGCTATTTGTAGTAAGATAATCATCTTGGACGATCTCTCTTGAAGTGAAAACAATTACCATATGAAGGCACATTTATGTTTGGCAAGTGAATCAAGCTTAGGAGATCAACTACATAGAGGTCAAGATCTAATTAAGCTATTTATATGTGGAgctatttgaagatgcaactaTACATGGTGAATATTTAAGAACTAAGCTTGGTAACAAAGACGATTGTGAAgatcaaacttggatgaatgaatatcaagtttggaaagatcaTTAAAGAGTGAACTTGGATGACTTGGGGATCAAGTTTAGTAAAAGATTTGAGGACTATTTTTGGTATGATGGAGACACATCATATAGGGTTGGTCATGATTACGATCAGGAGGATTCAACTACATCAACTTAGAGTAGGATATAGTCAAGAGGGCTGGAGGGGTCTACATGTCATGTTGCAACGAAAGTTGCGACTTAGTTAAGGTTAGCAAGTGGGCTGCGTTGCAAGCTTGgttacaataggagttgcaaTGTCTAAGTTTAGAAGGTGTTTAAATTGAAATctgcggagattctaaaagagggaaGTGCTATATTTGCAACATGGAGACGTCTATATAAAAGACCTTGCTTTGAGATTTAGAATGAGCTAGCGGAGAGACCCAAGTGCTCCTTGTCAACATACTCAAGTAATTATTGTGTACCTACTTAAAAACATCTCTGAGCTTCTTCACACCTATATTATACTCTTTTTACATGGGGGAGGGGGCAGGGGCTATCTTACAACTACGGGGTTATGAGAGTTATCAGAGTGGGGCAAGGGAAGTTGAGGTTATAATGGAGATGAGAGGAGATGATGACCAAGACAATTCAAAAGCTAATACTTTTCATTGATATCCCAAAATGATTTATTTCCTTATattctctatttctttttcAGTTGCTTCTGTAATTACAActccttttcctttattttccaTAGAAAGTTTACTTTTCTTTTAACTCGTTATTTTCTCTTTCTAATTGTtctattctttttaataattgaactATTATCCTTTTATCGTTTGATGGTACTTGACTTACTAccagtttaatatttatttggctaattatatgattataatATTCCTTTTGCACAGAGTTTGaaaaggataaatcacatttatCAGATGTCATCCTATATCTAGTAATATGAAACTtataacaaatattatatttcgcttaaaatttattttatgatctaTAAATTCATGCATACAAGTATTATCTATTTTCTGCTTATATGTTTCTATTAGTGCGGAGGTACGTTAGTTGGCATTATTTGACACCAAGTTATGATATCGTGGCAACAACAATGACGTGGTGCATCAAGGTGACATGGCAAGCTTGGTTGCATGGAAAGATGACTTGGCGTGGAGGCATCAAGAAGATTTTTGTGAGATCAGGCTATCTTTGGAGGAGCTATTTGTAGTAAGATAATCATCTTGGACGATCTCTCTTGAAGTGAAAACAATTACCATATGAAGGCACATTTATGTTTGGCAAGTGAATCAAGCTTAGGAGATCAACTACATAGAGGTCAAGATCTAATTAAAGCTATTTATATGTGGAgctatttgaagatgcaactaTACATGGTGAATATTTAAGAACTAAGCTTGGTAACAAAGACGATTGTGAAgatcaaacttggatgaatgaatatcaagtttggaaagatcaTTAAAGAGTGAACTTGGATGACTTGGGGATCAAGTTTAGTAAAAGATTTGAGGACTATTTTTGGTATGATGGAGACATGTCATATGGGGTTGGTCATGATCAAGATCGGGAGGATTCAACTACATCGACTCGGAGTAGGAAATAATCAACAGGGATGGAGGGGTCTGTATGTCATGTTGCAATGAAAGTTGCGACTCAGTTAAGGTTAGCAGGTGGGCCGCGTTGCAAGTTTGGTTGCAATAGGAGTTGCAATGTCTAAGTTTAGAAGGTGTTTAAATTAGGAACTGCGGATATTATAAAAGAGGAAAGTGCTATATTTGGAACATTGAGACGTCTATATAAAAAACCTTGCTTTGAGATTTAGAATGAGCTATCGGAGAGACTCAAGtgtgtgagtgagagagagTGGGTAtcgggcaatctagagagggttgTTGTTTATCTTTATGAAGATTGGTGTGAAAATTGTACTCATTTTTATTACCCTAATTTAGTGAATTTTATCTCAAGCTTGCTCCCAGGGTCGGGCGCCATGATCGTAGACAAGTGTTGTGCGAACCGGGTTACCAATTTCATGTGAATTCTTTCTCTTTGGTTTGTGTGTGATTGTATAAGTGTTTTCATGAGAGATTGAGTGAAATTTAACCCACAATATGTGCACCGGAACTAATAGTTTCTAAAAGAAATTTAGGATTTTTATCTAGACTGTAAGCCATCCATTATCCATTGGTTCTATATCACTAAAAAACTGATTGAATTCTAAAAGTTTACTTTCTTCAGTAAAATTaatatcttctcctccaaatatACTACATTTATCACTGTCTTTTGTAGTGTCATTGCTTGCTACACTTACAATGTCTACTTCTTCTGGTAATTCCAACTGTTGATACATATttaaccttttctttttaactttgtCCTTAGTATAATGACTTGTACAAAATCTTATTTCTCCACAAATAAAGCATTTGCATTTTACAGGTGGTTTgtgaattttaaacttttttatatgattttttctttgtcttcctttttataatatgtgctgcattttattttttttctaggttTATGTATTGCAGGTACATATATCTTGTTTGTAATAGCTATAGCTTGCTATTTGtctattttcttcattattctaaacatttttcttttaaataattaaaagtgaaaaaaaatagCGGGTCCAACTGTTGTAACATTTTCATTGCTTTGATCTCTCcatgttttataaattaaatctcCTAATGGTTTTAGTAACTTGCTAAactatttttaagttaattCTGGTCTTGAAAATACTctttctgtatttttttctaAGGTTATATAACTTTagctaaattttataatatcattgaAGTTATCTAGATGTAATCTATAGAATTCTCTTGTAGCTATGTCTTGTAATAATGTTTCTCCCCTGGAGGGATCTGttcctaatataatttgtcctaCTAGTATTATAATTTCATATGGATTGTCTGCCATGTCTATCAAATATTGATAatcatttttggaaaatttattttcCAACTATTTATCATATTTCTAGCAGttgtttctaataaattttatataaaatttactatTCCTACATtatctaatgcattaatgacATCATATTCCCATATGTCTAATAGTTCATACCATTATTGAGGATGTACTATATTGATTATTATCATGCTACCATGgtaattgacaaggtcccctgcGTAtatccataagtgcacgggtttgtcgagtaataattcggatgagcgggtatcgaatccacggggagtagggagtaaaaacacttaatccgcttcttagctatgtgaaagatcaatagtgataagtgtgaaaataattcaattctcaaaagtaaaatcaacaagtaagagagcacgagtaaaggaggaggtaagacaatcgataaagatggggtacttggatgatgctccgcctaggataattgtttcaagtgcaagaaccctctattatacttcctaatcaatgcaatggtgagtcgtggaaatccttaattacatagtcccaaatctaaggtcaactataccaaactctatacatgtcccgaaggagagattagataacctctcaacctcgcacttgaatagagttgcaaagagctgtagggattccaagtgataaatctcttcctaattatagacctaaccctttggtccaggtggaaggtccctaaccacgattaagccctagatactagatcacctcaacacttcactatgttgcacatgtaactaagccccagtgagggtcatcccttagaccattcggctctattatggccgcaaagaactcgaggaacggaggtagaatctattacgttggaggggaaatgggacgctcctgtacctctcgactcaccctctcaaccctctccaacctagctttttgtctaacgctcgtggtgtgtcactcactcacaaagttaccaacaagaactctcaaccacaggtgtcactctagggaaatgttcatccaatcaagcattcaaggttgaaactcacaacaaacatcaattaattgaaagcataataatgagattcaatgaaacaaatacatcctagggttcacaaatacccaagtacccactaggggtttagctctccatggagctaagtacaataaaagaaatagaatgtaaaagcaatgaatctatagagaaaccccctcgataagcgtgtcgatggtcttgtggaaagtcctctactcatcgtccaaggattcccttgtccggtataggatacacctcgacggaagctcccctaccaaccttcttcctcaggaatgacgatatcggagctgtagaacctctccaaaactttagccaataactctcaaaaccctagccgaaaccctctttcaagttggggaaaagatggagaaaagaatgctcgaaatcgggctgaatcggcttttaaatagggctagaatcgggcgaccacacgcgcctcgtggatttttcacagcccatgtgaaatttccacacgggcatgtataaTTTTCACTGCGCCTTGCTGGATTCTCAATTCCTGTTTTTCTCGACGTCTGTGAACAATGTTGCTTTACATACTTTTCGCCATGTTGTTCCACTACGATGCACCGCCCTAAAAATATttcgagtccatactttcatcttgAGGTGACGTAAGCGGGCATCGCgctcacgtcgtggatcgctttgcttctttaatgaccggacaagttggtggagatcttgttctatgtgcataagtcggaatgcttgagtgtgatcgccttgtgcccatccaaatggttgtgctaaatCAAAtatggggaggttggcacacactctagcatctcgcacctgacctatgtcttcgcgtttgaaccttagcaagatttcctccaaaatcagtgcattatgatccacattggcttctttccttcatactcggcctcacaaccctacctgcacgaaagtaacataaaaacacacatattagtgtaaaaacccgagaaaagtaatgctcaacataaggaaagaatgcttcgcattcatatcacacaagcacttatcaaacattgGATTGTCTGCCATGTCTatcaaagtaatgctcaacattgCATTGTCTGCCATGTCtatcaaatatttataatcatttttggaaaatatattttccaactaTTTATCATATTTCTAGCAGttgtttctaataaattttctataaaatttactATTCCTACATTATCTAATGCATTAATGGCATCATATTCCCATCTGTCTAATAGTTCATACCATTATTGAGGATGTACTATATTGATTATTAACATGCtaccatggtaatcttgttGTGACATAGTTTTTATTGCTTCTAAGGGATCCAATTTTTCTCTTCTACTAAAATTTTTCTAAGATTATTctggataattaaaaaattcataatttcttGGTTGTCTAAAGGGTTGTGTTGTTTTTGAAGTATGTTCAGTAGTTGTTAACCTTACTGGACTAGATTAGCTTGCTTGATTATTACTTCCTACACTTGGGGTTGTTTGCACATTCATATGTATCTCATCATAATTATCTACTATTCATGATCTTTTTGTTAAATCATCAATATCTATTTCTTCTAATTGTCTAGcaatttgttcttcttcttttaaaagCTCTTCTTCCTTAAGATGCTCTTCTATTCTTATTCCTTTAGGataataatcatatttatatcTCACATTCTATCAAGATATGTacatcattgataagtgcttaggtgatatgaatgcgaagcattctttccttatgNNNNNNNNNNNNNNNNNNNNNNNNNNNNNNNNNNNNNNNNNNNNNNNNNNNNNNNNNNNNNNNNNNNNNNNNNNNNNNNNNNNNNNNNNNNNNNNNNNNNNNNNNNNNNNNNNNNNNNNNNNNNNNNNNNNNNNNNNNNNNNNNNNNNNNNNNNNNNNNNNNNNNNNNNNNNNNNNNNNNNNNNNNNNNNNNNNNNNNNNNNNNNNNNNNNNNNNNNNNNNNNNNNNNNNNNNNNNNNNNNNNNNNNNNNNNNNNNNNNNNNNNNNNNNNNNNNNNNNNNNNNNNNNNNNNNNNNNNNNNNNNNNNNNNNNNNNNNNNNNNNNNNNNNNNNNNNNNNNNNNNNNNNNNNNNNNNNNNNNNNNNNNNNNNNNNNNNNNNNNNNNNNNNNNNNNNNNNNNNNNNNNNNNNNNNNNNNNNNNNNNNNNNNNNNNNNNNNNNNNNNNNNNNNNNNNNNNNNNNNNNNNNNNNNNNNNNNNNNNNNNNNNNNNNNNNNNNNNNNNNNNNNNNNNNNNNNNNNNNNNNNNNNNNNNNNNNNNNNNNNNNNNNNNNNNNNNNNNNNNNNNNNNNNNNNNNNNNNNNNNNNNNNNNNNNNNNNNNNNNNNNNNNNNNNNNNNNNNNNNNNNNNNNNNNNNNNNNNNNNNNNNNNNNNNNNNNNNNNNNNNNNNNNNNNNNNNNNNNNNNNNNNNNNNNNNNNNNNNNNNNNNNNNNNNNNNNNNNNNNNNNNNNNNNNNNNNNNNNNNNNNNNNNNNNNNNNNNNNNNNNNNNNNNNNNNNNNNNNNNNNNNNNNNNNNNNNNNNNNNNNNNNNNNNNNNNNNNNNNNNNNNNNNNNNNNNNNNNNNNNNNNNNNNNNNNNNNNNNNNNNNNNNNNNNNNNNNNNNNNNNNNNNNNNNNNNNNNNNNNNNNNNNNNNNNNNNNNNNNNNNNNNNNNNNNNNNNNNNNNNNNNNNNNNNNNNNNNNNNNNNNNNNNNNNNNNNNNNNNNNNNNNNNNNNNNNNNNNNNNAAAagggtataaaaatatctatattgTCTGTATATGTCTGTATTTGCTATCTATATTGTTTGTAGCACTCTATATTctatctcttttgttttgtactctttttttttcactttaagtggtttattcactttaaaataaaagaaaataaaaattttaagttaaaaaaatatttaattttattctcaGTTAAATAAATTTGAGGTCAAGCCAAAAATGTCCACTAGTTCTGATCCGAAACGCAGTTTAACTCAATTTATCCCACCATGATCCTCTATTCTTCACTAGTTTATCTTATGTTTGCGGAATTAAGGGCtttatgattaaatatataCCAACTAaactatgtttttaaaaaataattttaatgcacttttatatgcacaaaaaaaggaaaataattgaGGTTCTTAAATCAATTTGAGTAGACTAACACATTCCAATTATTTGTCATACATATATGACAGGTGAGCAAAAGAgggcaaaagaaaacatcaaatttttcAAGGGATATATAGGACAATCTACTTTCTTTCCAAGAGTATACAAAAACTAGCCCTTTCATCATGTGaaaaaagcatacaaaacaaaataaaaacaaataccaTTGTGTGTACCTCTGATTAGAACTTAAGAAAATTTAGCCAGATTAGTTTTACAGCCTCCTGCATCATCTCTCTGAGAGAATCGGATATCATATCCTTTTCCTGCAAAGACGAACAAATGAATTGCATTAGAAGCCATTATCATATGTAATACGTAAATTTACCACAACTGGCCATGAAAAAGCATTCCCTTATTAACAACCATGAATCAACTCAATCAAACTTTTAAGAGATGATTATAACAAGCATAGAAGAGTGTAGCATACCAAGACTTTCTAAGAAAAGAAAGACATATATTTCTGATCTAAAAGCAAGCAATCAATAATTGGATCAGTCAATAGATGTAGCTCATTCACAACAAATCCAAGATAGATATAACCATTTTACTTCAAAATTCACACGGGAAGCAATATTATGGTCATTTTTTTCAGCATAGATGTAGTCAAAGGACAAGTACAAATTACAAATTTGTAAGGATTTTACTCGATGGTTGTAAGACAGGATATAAAAATTACTCACTTTAAGCAGCTTTGATATACCAGTTAGTTTTAGTATAACCTCCTCAGAAACTTCTCCTGCTGAAGTTTTATAATCATAACGGTTAGCATGTCTCAACCTAAGTTTCATTGACCGACCTCTGAATAATTCATATTTGGTATGCCAGACTCCAACTACACTGAATCTCTCGGCCAAACACTCCTTTCCAAGAGGCCATCTCAGTCCCCCTTTTACATTTGGATCAACTATAGCtgattttattagtttatttatgcCACCTTCTTCCTCATCCTGGAAATAATATAACTTGTAAATACAATGCTACAAATTAAATTGAAGTACCAACAATGTTTTAGCAAGAGCACACCCTTACATTGACAGATTTCAAAACCTTTTTAGTTAGCAGCATCAACCTAAGATCCATATCCTTGCAGAGGCATGAGACATCGACTACCAGGTGCAGGACATCATTCAGTTCAATCtacaaaatatgaaagaaagatgTGTTTCTTCCtcaatttgatttggaaattcTTGCATATATTCCAGGTGCATAagtaacagaaaaaaaaatttcaagcagAATTGTTTGCCCTTATTTAGCAATGGCATAAAATAAGCATGCAAAATCTCATCAATGTATTCttcataaataaagaaaaaaggatGTACATTAGTAGTGATGTAGGCAAGTAGGCAAGACCAACTACTGTTCAAGCACATCTAATGACATAAGCTATCCATTaatcaacataaaaaacaaGCACTAAGTGTGCAATTCTGCTAGTAAACAAGGAAACAAAGAAACAGCCAAACATGAGAAAAACAATTTCGAGACAAAGACTCCATGATACTTGACCAAGAATGCTAACTAGCTAAGTAAGAGCTTGCATTTGATAGGAAAGAAACCATAATGTTAATGGGTCTGGATACATGGAAAGTTCCAGTATAATTACCTTTCTGATTTCGAGTTCCCCACCATTACCAATTGTGCACTTGCATGAAATAAGTGAACCAGGTCGATCTTTATCATAAACCTGAGAGTTAGCAAACAAGTTGGCAATGCTCATAATAGAACTCTGGGGATGAAGCTTTTTTCATAGCCGATGATGAGgtgaaatatataatatgatacCTTAACATAGTAATGTTCTTTCTTTGAATCAATTTCAAGCCCAATTTTTGGAACAACGATCTGCTGGATTGTTTCCATGTATTCAATGGGAACACTTGTGTTAAAGGACTTATACACTTGGTTCCTGGAATCTGATTCCGTAGCTGCAGCTTTCCTGACAGACTTTAGTGAAACTGAAGAGCTGGCGTATACAAATTGAGTTTATCATACCAACATTTTCAGTTttgatagacctaaccctttgataaAGTTGAATAACTAATCTGAATTAATAATGTTGTGTGAAGCTCTATCAAGTTTCATGGACAATGCTTCAACCAAAGTTacataaataaagataataatgCATCAATAGATAAAATGGccattcaaataattaaacatggGAATCTGATTCAAACTGCATATGAGTTATAGGCATATAGAAACAAAATATAGCTATTCAATGAACCAGAAAAAGTCAAAGACTGAATAAGAAAGTAAATTGTCATCATGGCTTCAGATTTGGGTTAATACTTCTAAATTACCAAGAACAATAATATGATGACTAAAACTCAAAAAAACtcagaagaagaaaggaaaaacataaggacacacacacaaaatagcAATCTATTACATGGGAAAACCATAATTATTTCCATCAGATGCTAAGGTGGTGACTGAAGCAAGGTAGGCCTAATTCACAAGCAAGTAATTTTTCGATGAAT from Dioscorea cayenensis subsp. rotundata cultivar TDr96_F1 chromosome 7, TDr96_F1_v2_PseudoChromosome.rev07_lg8_w22 25.fasta, whole genome shotgun sequence carries:
- the LOC120264596 gene encoding LOW QUALITY PROTEIN: uncharacterized protein LOC120264596 (The sequence of the model RefSeq protein was modified relative to this genomic sequence to represent the inferred CDS: deleted 2 bases in 1 codon) — encoded protein: MAYIPPHKRHSLDSCNRPLSPAPPPSSILPSFSKALSLSNHKSNKDPVMALRSSTHPAPSPAGSPPEILLTLPCALNLLIGFGGKSFLLTGCGVDPQEESPWISIAERIEQDLVAAAMSARVGMESKTERVRFSFLARIGKVFLHGSSVSLKSVRKAAATESDSRNQVYKSFNTSVPIEYMETIQQIVVPKIGLEIDSKKEHYYVKVYDKDRPGSLISCKCTIGNGGELEIRKIELNDVLHLVVDVSCLCKDMDLRLMLLTKKVLKSVNDEEEGGINKLIKSAIVDPNVKGGLRWPLGKECLAERFSVVGVWHTKYELFRGRSMKLRLRHANRYDYKTSAGEVSEEVILKLTGISKLLKEKDMISDSLREMMQEAVKLIWLNFLKF